In Paenibacillus ihbetae, the following are encoded in one genomic region:
- a CDS encoding response regulator, protein MYKVLLVDDEAIARTGLRTTFDWEGYGYRLVGEASNGQKALKWIEAGEVDILITDIAMPVMDGLELTRRTRQLCPWVKVLLLSCHSDFEYVREGIRLGAADYILKPTLDSASLKDVLERMRQKLEEEKRLERIVTEHERQQRERRKRADEKTLYMALHGEAAAMENLAGFQSDGQFVVAVCRLDGGPRPDGFGAAPLDGEEEMERLKSCLYEQLPDALAVRIGPDLLAAWVPVDGMERAEDPRCDHLLRPLAASATIGLSRRYAGPKRLAEAYVEAGASLEASFFDQEARIFHAEDIVAPEGREGPEQAKPELQALRAALAVGNLPRCEVLLQSVMERWIPSRMGKQDVLAEAEELLGMLSTYSLSVLPILSPAYELTRLRSAEEVRSVMLDAFQAVRDEPNRGPLPEATLHERIVLQAISYINAHYTEPISLQEVADEVAVSRNYFSELFKRVTGSNFIDYVIDLRVKRAKELLAATSLRVYEVAELSGFNDVKYFSKLFKKLVGMTPAEYQGLNRK, encoded by the coding sequence CGAGGCGGGAGAGGTCGACATTCTGATTACGGACATCGCGATGCCGGTCATGGACGGGCTTGAGCTTACCCGCCGGACAAGGCAGCTATGCCCATGGGTGAAAGTGCTGCTGCTCAGCTGCCACAGCGATTTTGAATACGTCCGGGAAGGCATTCGGCTCGGCGCGGCCGATTACATTCTGAAGCCGACGCTCGATTCAGCGTCGCTGAAGGATGTGCTGGAACGGATGCGGCAGAAGCTGGAGGAAGAGAAGCGCCTTGAGCGTATCGTAACCGAGCATGAACGGCAGCAGCGGGAGCGGCGGAAACGGGCCGATGAGAAGACGCTGTATATGGCATTGCACGGCGAAGCTGCCGCCATGGAGAACTTGGCCGGGTTCCAGAGTGACGGCCAATTCGTCGTCGCAGTCTGCCGACTGGACGGAGGGCCGAGACCGGACGGCTTCGGAGCAGCCCCGTTGGACGGAGAAGAAGAAATGGAACGACTCAAGAGCTGTTTGTATGAGCAGCTGCCGGATGCGCTTGCGGTCCGGATAGGACCGGACCTCCTGGCGGCCTGGGTGCCCGTTGACGGGATGGAGCGTGCAGAGGATCCCCGCTGCGATCATCTCCTCCGTCCGCTTGCCGCCTCCGCTACCATTGGGCTCAGCCGCCGGTATGCCGGGCCGAAGCGGCTCGCCGAGGCCTACGTAGAGGCGGGCGCAAGCCTGGAAGCCTCCTTCTTTGACCAGGAGGCGCGCATCTTTCATGCGGAGGATATCGTTGCCCCGGAGGGCCGTGAAGGACCGGAGCAGGCCAAGCCGGAGCTGCAGGCCTTGAGGGCTGCGCTGGCCGTCGGAAACCTGCCGAGGTGCGAAGTGCTATTGCAGTCGGTAATGGAGCGATGGATCCCATCCCGAATGGGGAAGCAGGATGTGCTCGCGGAAGCGGAGGAGCTGCTTGGCATGCTGTCGACGTACAGCCTGTCGGTCCTGCCGATTTTGTCTCCGGCGTATGAGCTAACCCGGCTTCGGTCGGCCGAAGAGGTGCGAAGCGTCATGCTTGACGCGTTTCAGGCGGTCCGGGACGAGCCGAATCGCGGTCCGCTTCCGGAAGCCACGCTGCACGAGCGGATCGTCCTTCAGGCCATTTCCTATATCAACGCCCATTACACGGAGCCGATCTCCCTTCAGGAGGTCGCCGATGAAGTCGCCGTAAGCCGCAATTACTTCAGCGAGCTGTTCAAGCGGGTGACGGGGAGCAATTTTATCGACTATGTGATCGATCTGCGGGTAAAGCGCGCCAAAGAGCTGCTGGCTGCAACCTCGCTCAGGGTGTATGAGGTGGCGGAGCTTTCAGGATTTAACGATGTGAAGTATTTCAGCAAGCTGTTCAAGAAGCTGGTCGGGATGACGCCGGCCGAGTATCAGGGATTGAACCGCAAATGA